A genomic window from Sulfurospirillum multivorans DSM 12446 includes:
- a CDS encoding Nif3-like dinuclear metal center hexameric protein: MKLGALYDFLDTLSPFATQASWDNSGLLIGSREDEVEQIYLSLDVDSALLEEVAENSLIITHHPLIFSSLKQLNFAKYPSNLIQIMVQKKISLIAMHTNFDLSHLNAFVASKLGFEIVDSNEFVAYCEVNQRLDDLALHVKHVLGIENLRIVRGREWVGRCAITTGAGGDLISKIEADCFLSGDLKYHQAMEAKENNLSLIDIGHFESERYFPECLAQYLKNLPLKAIMSNSKNPFEYK, from the coding sequence ATGAAATTAGGGGCACTGTACGATTTTTTAGACACACTGAGCCCCTTTGCCACGCAAGCATCTTGGGATAACAGCGGTCTTCTCATCGGAAGTCGTGAGGATGAGGTAGAACAAATTTATCTGAGCCTTGATGTCGATAGCGCTCTGTTAGAAGAGGTAGCTGAAAATTCACTGATTATAACGCATCATCCACTTATTTTTAGCAGTTTAAAACAGCTCAATTTTGCGAAATATCCTTCCAATTTGATTCAAATTATGGTGCAAAAAAAGATCAGTTTGATCGCGATGCACACGAACTTTGATCTTTCGCATCTTAATGCGTTTGTGGCGTCAAAACTAGGCTTTGAAATCGTCGACAGTAACGAATTTGTAGCCTACTGTGAGGTGAACCAACGTTTGGATGATTTGGCGTTACATGTAAAGCATGTTTTGGGCATTGAAAATCTGCGAATTGTGCGTGGGCGTGAATGGGTTGGGCGTTGTGCGATTACGACAGGAGCTGGTGGTGATCTCATCTCCAAAATTGAGGCGGATTGTTTCTTAAGTGGTGATCTTAAGTACCATCAAGCGATGGAAGCAAAAGAAAATAATCTCTCATTAATTGACATCGGGCACTTTGAGTCGGAACGCTATTTCCCAGAGTGTTTAGCCCAATATTTGAAAAATTTGCCATTAAAGGCTATAATGTCAAATTCTAAAAATCCGTTTGAGTATAAATAG
- the glyQ gene encoding glycine--tRNA ligase subunit alpha → MLTFSQMLLNLQTFWQDQGCTIVQPYDMPAGAGTFHNATFLRSLSSKPWATAYVAPSRRPTDGRYGENPNRLGSYYQFQVLIKPSPDNIQELYLKSLEMLGLDIKKHDIRFVEDNWESPTLGAWGLGWEVWLDGMEVTQFTYFQQVGGIPCSPVPVEITYGVERLAMYLQEKESVFDLVWNENQFGVTTYGDVHKQSEYEFSKYNFEIANVSMLFDQFENAQVECKRCLEENLPLPAYDYCLMASHTFNVLDARKAISVTQRQNYILKIRELAKGCAVKYKEVVG, encoded by the coding sequence GTGCTTACATTTAGTCAAATGCTTTTAAACCTCCAAACGTTTTGGCAAGATCAAGGCTGTACGATTGTTCAACCTTATGATATGCCAGCCGGTGCTGGAACCTTTCATAATGCAACGTTTTTACGAAGCTTGAGTAGCAAACCGTGGGCAACAGCCTATGTAGCTCCTAGTCGCAGACCAACCGATGGAAGGTATGGCGAAAATCCAAACCGTTTAGGAAGTTACTACCAGTTCCAAGTGCTCATCAAGCCAAGTCCTGACAACATTCAAGAGCTTTACCTTAAAAGCCTTGAGATGCTAGGGCTTGACATCAAAAAACACGATATCCGCTTTGTTGAAGACAACTGGGAATCTCCAACATTAGGTGCTTGGGGGCTTGGTTGGGAAGTGTGGTTGGATGGTATGGAAGTGACACAATTTACCTATTTTCAACAAGTAGGTGGTATTCCTTGCAGTCCTGTTCCTGTTGAGATTACCTATGGTGTTGAGCGTTTGGCGATGTATTTGCAAGAAAAAGAGTCGGTGTTTGATCTTGTCTGGAATGAGAACCAATTTGGTGTAACCACTTATGGTGATGTGCATAAACAGAGCGAATATGAATTTAGCAAATACAACTTTGAAATCGCGAATGTCTCCATGCTTTTTGATCAATTTGAAAACGCGCAAGTCGAGTGTAAGCGTTGTTTAGAAGAGAATTTGCCGTTGCCTGCGTATGACTACTGTTTGATGGCTTCGCATACGTTTAACGTGCTTGATGCGCGCAAAGCGATCTCAGTGACACAACGTCAAAACTACATTTTAAAGATTCGCGAACTCGCCAAAGGGTGCGCTGTTAAATACAAAGAAGTGGTCGGTTAA
- a CDS encoding DUF3972 domain-containing protein: protein MNSWMEIEEFSGLMNLDISAIRSLIDEGKLTSKEEEGQCFVEISRSAQALIPATKGIVLDEAYEGSSVSLSSEFVEKTVGAILSLHEKVLDAKEETLDALKGENRFLKEALFSMQELCDEDRKVIETLSKQLGLLQDELEFTKRKYKMMWNKAVESYTPPTK, encoded by the coding sequence ATGAACAGTTGGATGGAAATTGAAGAGTTTAGCGGGTTGATGAATTTGGATATTTCTGCCATCAGATCATTGATTGATGAGGGTAAACTCACGAGCAAAGAAGAAGAGGGACAGTGCTTTGTAGAAATAAGCCGTAGTGCGCAAGCACTGATTCCTGCGACCAAAGGCATTGTCCTCGATGAAGCGTATGAAGGTTCATCCGTGAGTCTAAGCTCTGAATTTGTGGAAAAAACGGTTGGGGCGATTTTAAGCCTGCATGAAAAAGTATTGGATGCCAAAGAGGAGACGCTAGACGCGCTCAAAGGGGAAAACCGCTTTTTAAAAGAGGCACTTTTCTCGATGCAAGAGCTTTGCGATGAAGACCGCAAAGTGATCGAAACGCTGAGTAAACAGCTTGGATTATTACAAGACGAGCTGGAATTTACCAAACGAAAATACAAAATGATGTGGAATAAAGCGGTGGAAAGTTATACACCACCGACCAAATAA
- the purE gene encoding 5-(carboxyamino)imidazole ribonucleotide mutase produces the protein MKFVSIIMGSKSDYTVMEECAKTLEKFGVLHEVIVSSAHRSPERTHEYVKNAEAKGAKVFIAAAGMAAHLAGVVASLTTKPVIGVPMTGGVMEGMDALLSTVQMPGGMPVGTVAIGSAGAINSAYLAMEILALADEELAAKLKEDRILKAKKVETDSAGIEIIL, from the coding sequence GTGAAATTCGTTTCTATTATAATGGGAAGTAAAAGTGATTATACCGTGATGGAAGAGTGCGCAAAGACGTTAGAGAAATTTGGCGTCTTGCATGAGGTCATCGTCTCCTCAGCGCACCGAAGTCCAGAGCGAACGCATGAATATGTTAAAAATGCTGAAGCCAAAGGGGCGAAAGTCTTTATCGCGGCAGCAGGCATGGCAGCGCATTTAGCCGGCGTAGTAGCTTCACTGACCACAAAACCGGTCATTGGTGTTCCAATGACCGGTGGCGTTATGGAGGGTATGGACGCACTTTTAAGCACCGTTCAGATGCCTGGAGGCATGCCAGTAGGAACGGTGGCGATTGGCTCAGCAGGAGCTATTAACAGTGCCTATTTAGCGATGGAAATTCTTGCTCTTGCGGATGAAGAGTTGGCGGCGAAACTCAAAGAAGATCGCATTTTAAAAGCAAAAAAAGTTGAAACCGATTCTGCGGGGATTGAGATTATCCTATAA